A segment of the Flavobacteriales bacterium genome:
TTATGACCATCGAAGAAAACATAACGCTCAGATCCTACCACACATTTCATTGCGAAAGCAGTGCAAGGTATCTGGCTCGTTGTGCAACAACGGATGATCTGCAATTGGTGCTGGCAGACCAAAAATTCCGGGAGATGCCCATGCTTATACTGGGTGGGGGAAGCAACGTATTGTTCACGTCGGATTTCAATGGGCTTGTTCTGCGCAATGAGCTGAAAGGCATACGGGTAATCCAGGAGGATGATACACACGTCTGGTTGCAAGCCAATGGTGGCGAAGTTTGGAATGATGTCGTAAACCATGCCATTGCCAATGGATGGGGAGGTCTGGAAAATCTTTCCCTGATTCCGGGCAATATAGGCGCCGCCCCCATGCAGAACATCGGAGCATACGGCGTAGAACTGAAGGATGTGTTTCACTCCCTTGAGGCGATTAACCGGGAAGATGGCAGCGTCCAAACATTCAGCCATGCGGATTGTGCCTTTGGTTACAGGGAAAGCGTTTTTAAGAACACCCTGAAAGACTGCTTCATCATCACATCGGTGACATTGAGGCTAACCAAACATCCTGTTGTAAATACTTCGTACGGAGCCATTGAAAAAGAATTGGAAGTCATGGGTATCAATAGCCCAGGCATACGCGAGGTTGGTGAGGCCGTGTGCAGGATACGCCAAAGCAAACTACCGGACCCCGAACACCTTGGAAATGCGGGAAGTTTTTTCAAAAATCCTGTAATTGATAAGAACGAAGCCATTAAACTCGCCGCTGAATTTCCGGAGATGCCTGCTTATCCGCAGGAAGATGGCACCGTAAAACTGGCGGCCGGCTGGCTGATTGAACAATGCGGACTTAAAGGCATTCGGAACGGTGATGCGGGAGTACATGAGAAACAGGCCCTGGTGCTGGTGAACTACGGCCATGCAAAGGGGAAAGAGATTTATCAGCTTTCGGAACACATTCAACAGGTGGTCTCTAGCCGGTTCGGTATTATGCTAAACCGGGAAGTCAACATCATTGGATGACATGAAAAAACGCATGTTGTTTCTGACACATGAGGTTCCCTATCCCGCCGTAAGCGGTGGTACGATAAAGACGTGGAAGTTACTTGAGTATTTTGCATCCAGGTATATCCTTACACTTGTTTGCCTGAACAAGGGCACGAACAAAGACACCGAACAGGAGATGGTGGAGAAGTTACAACCCCATGACTACCTTTCCATCAACCATCAACGATCCCGAAACCTTTTTGCATTGGCAGGAAGTTATTTGACCGGAAGCCCCATGGCCGTTTACCGCAACCACAACAACCGGCTTATGGTTAAGACGCGCGCACTTTGTAAAAATACCGATCTGATATTTGTGGACCACTATGAAATGTTCCAATACGTGGCAAAAGATTGCGCTGCCCCCGTGGTACTTCATGAACATAATGCAGAATTCCTGCTTTGGCAACGCTATGCAGAAAAACAATCAAACCCATTAAAGTCATGGGTATTACAGCGGGAATCTCGCAGGGTGATTGGGGTTGAAAAAACCTATGCACAAAGGGCAGATATGATCCTTGCCGCACCAAATGACACGGATTCTCTCACCACCCAGGGCGTTCCTCATGATAAATTCCGGCCAACTTATCACCTGGGAGACGATACCTTGCTGGAGCAACCACCTGTTGTGTTTCATAACAACGAGAAAGTGGTGCTTTACATCGGCTCATTATGGTGGGAGCCAAATATTGACGGACTGTGCTGGTTTATAGAAAACATTTGGCCGCAAATTGTATCAAAAGACCCGGAGGTTACCCTATGGGTCATCGGAAAAACAAAAGATCAGCGTCTTAAGGAGGTGGTTGCAGGAAAAAAAGGAGTGGTCATCAAGGGCTTCGTGGATGATCTGACCCCTGTATATGCAGCGGCCCGACTGGCCATTGTGCCATTGCGCTTTGGAAGTGGAATGAAAGTAAAAGTGTTGAATTTCCTTTACCGCGGTCTGCCGGTTGTAACAACAACTATAGGCACCGAAGGCATAGAACTACAGAACAACAAAGACGTTATCATTCCCGAAGGAGATGAAGACTGGAGCAGGCAGATATTAAAGCTGGTCAATGATCCCGAGCTCTGCAGCCGGATCGGGCAGGCAGGCAGGGAACTGGCTGAACGGAAGTACACCTGGAAAAAACATCTGCATGATCTGCAAAGTTTTCTTGGTCAACTATAGCAAATTGTTACCGTTTTATACGCGCCGGATTACCGGCAACAACAGCTCCTGCGGGAACATCTTTTGTCACTACCGCTCCTGCACCTATCATCGCATTTTCTCCTATCGTCACACCGCACAATATCGTAACTCCTGACCCTATAGACACCCGATCTTTAACAATGGTCTCGATAACGGCCCAGTCCTCTTCTGTTTGCAGAGAACCATCTTCATTGACCGCTCTGGGATAGCGGTCATTAATGAAGATCACACCATGACCAACGAAAACATCATCTCCAATATGAACCCCTTCACAAATGAAGGAATGTGAAGATACTTTACAATTCTTCCCTACAGATGCATTTTTCTGAATCTCGACGAACGCTCCTATTTTTGTGTTGTCCCCAATACGACAACCATAAAGATTCACAAAACGAAATATCCGGACATCCTTACCCAGTTGAACATCATCGGCAATAGCCTGAAACATATTCTCATTCATATCTCTACAACGGTTCCTCTGTTTTTTATTGACCACTGGGTCGCTTCCAGTATCTTCACTACATTCAGCCCATCACGCCCACTGGTGATCGGGTTTCGTTTGCCATCCACGGCATCCACAAATTCCTGCAACATAGCCTGCAAGGCCTCTACATTATCCAGTGCTGGTGAGTACATATCTCCCCAACGATACTTAATCAACATCTTGTATTCATCCTCTTTGGTCTTAACATCAATGCCTTTATTGTATACTTTGATCTTTTCCGAATTCTCCATATCATCGTACACGACCATTTTCTTAGAGCCTGCAAGTAGTGTTTTTCTCAGTTTCAGAGGAGATAGCCAATTCAAGTGGAAATGTGCGGTGAGGTTATCACCGAAATCAATATGCACATAAGCTACGTCTTCCAGCCCCTTACCTACGTGATCACCTCCCATGGCCTGAACCGTTTTAGGCTCTCTGCCAATCAGGTAATTCATGATTGAAAAGTCATGGGGAGCCAGATCCCATATAACGTTCACGTCCCTTTGAAACAGACCGAGGTTTACCCTAACCGAATCGTAATAATACAATTCACCTAATTCACCTGAATCTATAAGTTCCTTAATCTTCCTGACTGCGGATGTATAAATAAAAGTATGATCCACCATCGTGATGAGTCCCTTCCTATCAGCCAACTCCAGGATCTCTTCCGCCTCAGCCACTGAAGACATAAAGGGTTTTTCCACCAGGATATTCTTCCCATGATTGAGCGCCTCTTTGGCCAGGCCATAGTGTGTTTCCACTGGGGTTACAATAGCAACCGAATCAATCTCATCAGCACCAAGAATATCTTCAAGTTTATTGCAACATATGACGGAGTCAAATGTCTTCTTCATTTTTTGAAGGCGTGACTCATCCCGATCAAAACAGTACACCTTGTGAATGTGATCATTCATGATCGCATTTCTCACAAGGTTGGGGCCCCAATAACCCAAGCCAATAATTCCGATATTCATTATTCTAATGTAAGTTATTCACCACCCTTACCCAGAACCATAACGGGGATTGTACGCAAGATTAACTTAAGGTCAACCCAGGGCGTGAAGTTTTGATTATAATATATATCCATCAGGACAGAATCCTCAAAATCTACCTTACTGCGACCGGAGACCTGCCAGATTCCGGTACATCCCGGAATTGATTTCAGTCGCAGTTTCTGCCAGTCCTCATAAATTTTCCATTCACCAGGGACACATGGGCGAGGTCCGACCAAGCTCATATTACCCAACAGTACATTCACTAACTGAGGAAGTTCATCAAGACTGAATTTTCTTATGATTGCACCAACCGGTGTAATATTACTTTTATTTACCACCTTGGTAGATCCTGTTTCCGGACTATAATCGCCCTTGATGAAATCAGCTACCTTCTGACTACGCAGCGGATCTTTGTCACTATTTACATACATGGACCGGAACTTATAGAAATAGAAGGGTTTACCATCCTTTCCGATTCTAACCTGCTTATAAATAATGGGGCCTTTGGACGTAAGCAATACAGCCATGCCGATCACCAGAAAGAGCGGTGAAAAAAGGAAGATGGCTACAAGTGCGAAAGCGATATCAAACAATCTCTTTGTATAGTGCAGGAACCGGTTATCATCATGAGATGCAAAGCGAACCAATCCCAACTCATCATAGTAATCTATTTCCAGATGGTCATATAGAACCTGCAGGTATTGTGAATTAACGTGGATAGGAATGTTACTATCCTGAAACCTTCCAAATATCTCAAAAAAGCGGCTCCTGCTTAGATTATCAATTGCAAGAATAAAATAATCCACTTTGTGTTCCTTTCTGACAGCTTCAATATCCTCAATAGATCCGAGATAGTCCAATCCATTAAAGCTTTCCGTGTTCCCATTGTCATCCACATATCCCACAACGTTCTTAAATCTGATATTCTTATCAAACAAATCCACCAGCTTTCTTGCAATGGCACCGGAACCTATGACAACTACCCTATCGGACAACCTCACATTTCCTTTAAGAACATCCACCAACGGTATTCTAATAAGGAACAGCAAAATGTTCATGACGAGAAATAGCACCAGATAAAATAACCGTGAACTGATCTGAATGTCCTTCAATAGAAATTGTAACAAAATATAACCTACTATAAGGAAAATCGATGTTTTGAAAAGCAGGAAATAATGCCTTCCCTGATTAACAATATTCTGAATCTTATACAAGTTCGCGTACTGATAATATAATACGACCCCAAGTGAATATAGAGCAAATAGCTTCCATTCGGGTACAGGAGTGATATATCTCGCGTACGCTTCAAACTCAGTTCCTTTGAAAAAGGATATTAAATAAACGGAAAGAAAGAATGCGGTGTTAAGAACCAACAAATCCACAAGTGCCAGGAACCACTTGTACTTGGGGTATGATTTAAATATATTGTGAACCATACGTGAATGATTATCTGGGCTTATACAAACATTAAGCCAAAAAGTTACCAATCTTAAAGAAAGAGAAGCTAAAATTTAGATTGTGGCCTTTTGTGTAGCAAATAATCGTACATTTTCTGAAACATATTGTACCTGTTCCGTGGTCATTTCCGGAAACATAGGCAATGACAGACAACGGTCGGCCAATTGCTCGGTAACGGGGAAGTCACCTTTTCTATAGCCCAAAGATTGAAAACATTTTTGCATATGAATGGGTATAGGATAATGTAATCCACTGACAATCCCCTTTCCATCCAGATAATTTTTCATACCGTCCCTATCCTCGGTCTGGATGACATACAAATGATAAACGTGTCTGCCACCTGCCGTTTCGGTAGGGAGAAATATCCCATCCAGATTGTTAAGGTTCTCATTATACTTGTCTGCA
Coding sequences within it:
- the murB gene encoding UDP-N-acetylmuramate dehydrogenase, which encodes MTIEENITLRSYHTFHCESSARYLARCATTDDLQLVLADQKFREMPMLILGGGSNVLFTSDFNGLVLRNELKGIRVIQEDDTHVWLQANGGEVWNDVVNHAIANGWGGLENLSLIPGNIGAAPMQNIGAYGVELKDVFHSLEAINREDGSVQTFSHADCAFGYRESVFKNTLKDCFIITSVTLRLTKHPVVNTSYGAIEKELEVMGINSPGIREVGEAVCRIRQSKLPDPEHLGNAGSFFKNPVIDKNEAIKLAAEFPEMPAYPQEDGTVKLAAGWLIEQCGLKGIRNGDAGVHEKQALVLVNYGHAKGKEIYQLSEHIQQVVSSRFGIMLNREVNIIG
- a CDS encoding glycosyltransferase, with the protein product MKKRMLFLTHEVPYPAVSGGTIKTWKLLEYFASRYILTLVCLNKGTNKDTEQEMVEKLQPHDYLSINHQRSRNLFALAGSYLTGSPMAVYRNHNNRLMVKTRALCKNTDLIFVDHYEMFQYVAKDCAAPVVLHEHNAEFLLWQRYAEKQSNPLKSWVLQRESRRVIGVEKTYAQRADMILAAPNDTDSLTTQGVPHDKFRPTYHLGDDTLLEQPPVVFHNNEKVVLYIGSLWWEPNIDGLCWFIENIWPQIVSKDPEVTLWVIGKTKDQRLKEVVAGKKGVVIKGFVDDLTPVYAAARLAIVPLRFGSGMKVKVLNFLYRGLPVVTTTIGTEGIELQNNKDVIIPEGDEDWSRQILKLVNDPELCSRIGQAGRELAERKYTWKKHLHDLQSFLGQL
- a CDS encoding N-acetyltransferase, which codes for MNENMFQAIADDVQLGKDVRIFRFVNLYGCRIGDNTKIGAFVEIQKNASVGKNCKVSSHSFICEGVHIGDDVFVGHGVIFINDRYPRAVNEDGSLQTEEDWAVIETIVKDRVSIGSGVTILCGVTIGENAMIGAGAVVTKDVPAGAVVAGNPARIKR
- a CDS encoding Gfo/Idh/MocA family oxidoreductase, giving the protein MNIGIIGLGYWGPNLVRNAIMNDHIHKVYCFDRDESRLQKMKKTFDSVICCNKLEDILGADEIDSVAIVTPVETHYGLAKEALNHGKNILVEKPFMSSVAEAEEILELADRKGLITMVDHTFIYTSAVRKIKELIDSGELGELYYYDSVRVNLGLFQRDVNVIWDLAPHDFSIMNYLIGREPKTVQAMGGDHVGKGLEDVAYVHIDFGDNLTAHFHLNWLSPLKLRKTLLAGSKKMVVYDDMENSEKIKVYNKGIDVKTKEDEYKMLIKYRWGDMYSPALDNVEALQAMLQEFVDAVDGKRNPITSGRDGLNVVKILEATQWSIKNRGTVVEI
- a CDS encoding sugar transferase, encoding MVHNIFKSYPKYKWFLALVDLLVLNTAFFLSVYLISFFKGTEFEAYARYITPVPEWKLFALYSLGVVLYYQYANLYKIQNIVNQGRHYFLLFKTSIFLIVGYILLQFLLKDIQISSRLFYLVLFLVMNILLFLIRIPLVDVLKGNVRLSDRVVVIGSGAIARKLVDLFDKNIRFKNVVGYVDDNGNTESFNGLDYLGSIEDIEAVRKEHKVDYFILAIDNLSRSRFFEIFGRFQDSNIPIHVNSQYLQVLYDHLEIDYYDELGLVRFASHDDNRFLHYTKRLFDIAFALVAIFLFSPLFLVIGMAVLLTSKGPIIYKQVRIGKDGKPFYFYKFRSMYVNSDKDPLRSQKVADFIKGDYSPETGSTKVVNKSNITPVGAIIRKFSLDELPQLVNVLLGNMSLVGPRPCVPGEWKIYEDWQKLRLKSIPGCTGIWQVSGRSKVDFEDSVLMDIYYNQNFTPWVDLKLILRTIPVMVLGKGGE